The segment GGTTTTCGAGCCGGCGTAAACAAGGTTTTCCATGATGGGTCCTCAGTGGTGAATCGACAGGTATTGCTGAACGAGCCCGCGCGACAGCAGACCCCAGCCATCCATCGCGACGAACAGCACCAGCTTGACGGGCACGGAAATGGTCACCGGACTCATCATCATCATGCCCAGCGAGAGCAGGATGCTGGAGATCACCAGGTCGACCACCACAAACGGCAGATAGATATAAAAACCGATGGTGAACGCGCTCTTGATTTCGGAGAGGGCGTAGGCCGGCAGCAGGGTCATGATGGACGGGCGGACATCGCCATCGTCGGCATTGGCGGCCGCCGCGCCTTCGGGACGCTGGCCCGCGGCCTTCTCGAAGAAAGCGACCAGATCCGGATCGGAGTATTTCTGCAGATAGCTGCGGTATCCGTCGGTGCCCTGATCGATGAAATTGACGATCGATTGCGCGCTATCGAGCGAGACATTCTGTTGCTGGTAGGTGTTGTACATCTCCTGCCCGATCGGCATCATGATGTAACAGGAAAGCATCAGCGCCACGGCATTGAGCACCATATTGCTCGGCACTTGCTGCAATCCGAGCGCGTTGCGCACGATATTGAAGACAATGGAGA is part of the Paludibacterium paludis genome and harbors:
- a CDS encoding EscR/YscR/HrcR family type III secretion system export apparatus protein yields the protein MHNDFALIAIISFATLLPFLVASGTCYIKFSIVFNIVRNALGLQQVPSNMVLNAVALMLSCYIMMPIGQEMYNTYQQQNVSLDSAQSIVNFIDQGTDGYRSYLQKYSDPDLVAFFEKAAGQRPEGAAAANADDGDVRPSIMTLLPAYALSEIKSAFTIGFYIYLPFVVVDLVISSILLSLGMMMMSPVTISVPVKLVLFVAMDGWGLLSRGLVQQYLSIHH